Proteins encoded together in one Chitinophaga varians window:
- a CDS encoding response regulator transcription factor, with product MKLLLVEDEPAVVSVITRGLAEAGYEVSVAPDGASGLRMALDNPSFLLIILDVMLPNMNGIEVCRALRAAQVATPILMLTALGTTENIVMGLDSGADDYLVKPFKLAELEARIRSLMRRKNNIAAPVIANEQQGVLQVGDLELNTDTKAASRQGKNIQLTATEYRLLEYLMKNPRKVLSRMEILEQVWGIDFNMNTKVVDVYINYLRKKINKNNLPELIQTVTGLGYMLKEQTADENTH from the coding sequence ATGAAATTATTATTAGTAGAAGACGAACCGGCGGTAGTATCCGTGATCACGCGCGGTTTGGCGGAAGCCGGCTATGAAGTAAGCGTAGCGCCTGATGGCGCCAGCGGCCTGCGTATGGCCCTCGACAATCCTTCTTTTTTACTGATCATACTGGACGTGATGCTTCCCAACATGAACGGGATAGAAGTATGCCGTGCCCTGCGTGCCGCGCAGGTGGCCACGCCCATCCTCATGCTCACCGCGCTGGGCACCACCGAAAACATCGTGATGGGGCTGGACAGCGGCGCAGACGACTACCTGGTAAAGCCCTTTAAACTGGCCGAACTGGAAGCCCGTATCCGTAGCCTGATGCGGCGCAAAAATAATATAGCCGCTCCTGTTATTGCCAACGAGCAACAGGGCGTATTGCAGGTAGGTGACCTGGAACTGAATACCGACACCAAAGCCGCCAGCAGACAGGGTAAAAACATACAGCTCACCGCTACGGAATACCGCCTGCTGGAATACCTGATGAAAAATCCCCGCAAAGTATTGTCACGCATGGAAATACTGGAACAGGTATGGGGCATCGACTTCAACATGAACACCAAAGTGGTGGACGTCTATATTAACTATCTCCGGAAAAAAATCAACAAAAACAATCTCCCCGAACTGATACAAACCGTAACAGGACTGGGTTACATGTTAAAAGAACAAACGGCGGATGAAAATACGCACTAA
- a CDS encoding sensor histidine kinase: MKIRTKILLIFAGLTISTIMVMSVLVYYFANQHSFEDFYKRLEIRAYLTARASLPYYEADSVIYNEIRDEHLEKLPAEKEYLLQVTDTGHVQQDSSLKLPVSFYQQVLTNSRATYREGNRFYEGVLYKSKQGLYIVIVSAINQYSSDYLAWLRKILLICFVVSSAILIAVGIFFSRYIFRPIRDIMHQVKSISSRNLHLRLNAKDSRDEINELATTFNNMLDRLETAFETQNNFVSNASHELSTPLTAIIGEAELALNKNRTPENYMAALRSILSEAGRLEHITKSLLHLAQTGFDGKKQDWGLVRMDELLFTIKSTVDKIHPGNKVEIDYSLFPEEEEKLSVNGNEQLLELALSNIVMNAIKYSNNQPVSIALAATDQKVIINIKDLGIGIPPSDIPYIFSPFFRASNTGLFKGYGIGLPLAMNIIRMHKGDILVESQVNVGTEIRVELPL; encoded by the coding sequence ATGAAAATACGCACTAAAATACTGCTCATCTTTGCCGGCCTCACCATCTCCACAATCATGGTGATGAGCGTTCTCGTGTATTATTTTGCCAACCAGCATTCCTTTGAGGATTTTTATAAACGGCTCGAAATACGCGCCTACCTTACCGCACGGGCATCTCTCCCCTACTACGAGGCTGATTCCGTGATCTATAACGAGATACGGGACGAACACCTGGAAAAACTGCCCGCCGAAAAAGAATACCTGTTGCAGGTCACCGATACCGGTCATGTACAACAGGACAGCAGCCTGAAACTGCCTGTCAGCTTCTATCAGCAGGTACTGACCAACAGCAGGGCCACCTACCGTGAAGGCAACCGCTTCTATGAAGGGGTGCTGTACAAAAGCAAACAAGGGCTGTATATCGTCATCGTATCGGCTATCAACCAATACAGCAGCGACTACCTGGCGTGGCTGCGCAAGATCCTGCTGATCTGTTTTGTGGTGTCTTCCGCCATCCTGATCGCGGTAGGTATTTTCTTCTCCCGCTATATTTTCCGGCCCATCCGGGACATCATGCACCAGGTGAAAAGTATCAGCTCCCGTAACCTGCACCTGCGGCTCAACGCCAAAGACAGCCGCGATGAGATCAATGAACTGGCCACTACGTTCAATAATATGCTGGACCGGCTGGAAACGGCCTTTGAAACGCAGAACAACTTCGTCAGCAATGCCTCCCATGAGCTGAGCACCCCGCTTACCGCCATTATAGGGGAAGCTGAACTGGCCCTCAATAAAAACAGAACGCCCGAAAATTATATGGCCGCCCTGCGCAGCATCCTCAGCGAAGCAGGCCGCCTGGAACACATCACCAAAAGCCTGCTGCACCTGGCACAGACCGGCTTCGACGGCAAAAAACAGGACTGGGGCCTGGTACGTATGGACGAGCTGTTGTTTACCATCAAAAGCACCGTCGACAAAATACATCCCGGCAACAAAGTGGAGATCGACTACAGCCTGTTCCCGGAAGAAGAAGAAAAACTGTCTGTCAACGGCAATGAGCAACTGCTGGAACTGGCGCTGAGCAACATTGTGATGAATGCCATCAAGTATTCCAACAACCAGCCTGTTTCCATTGCGCTGGCAGCTACCGACCAGAAAGTGATCATCAATATTAAAGACCTTGGTATTGGTATCCCTCCCTCCGATATCCCTTATATTTTTTCTCCTTTCTTCCGCGCCTCCAATACCGGCCTTTTTAAAGGTTATGGCATCGGCCTGCCGCTGGCCATGAACATTATCCGGATGCACAAGGGCGATATCCTGGTAGAGAGCCAGGTAAACGTGGGAACAGAGATCAGGGTTGAACTTCCACTGTAG
- a CDS encoding bestrophin family protein, protein MLLKKNIPLKYVFGKIKFEMLLVAVYTMIISTLYYRFDLTFIVIPIAVPMVLGTVLSLLLAFRSNQAYDRWWEARSIWGAIVNDSRSLARQVLSLMDATYQSEELQHFQERFVKRQAAWCYSLGQSLRKTDPVKGLDRLITRRELNHLMKYDNVPAALLLLHGKDLKEALNNGWINQYQQVSIDQTLSRLCDSMGKCERIKNTVFPATYSLYTHFTLIFFILLLPFALIDVLGFMEIPLVIAIASSFLLIEKMGINLQDPFENKPTDTPVTTISRNIEKDLRQMLQEQYEPQEEVLETERRFYVL, encoded by the coding sequence ATGTTACTAAAGAAGAATATCCCCTTAAAATATGTATTCGGTAAAATCAAGTTTGAAATGTTGCTGGTAGCGGTATACACCATGATCATCAGCACACTTTATTACCGTTTTGATTTGACTTTCATCGTTATTCCGATAGCCGTACCGATGGTACTAGGCACTGTGTTATCGCTGCTGCTGGCTTTCCGTTCCAACCAGGCGTACGACCGCTGGTGGGAAGCCCGGAGCATCTGGGGCGCTATCGTTAACGATTCCCGTTCCCTGGCAAGACAGGTCTTAAGTTTGATGGATGCAACGTATCAATCGGAAGAGCTGCAGCATTTCCAGGAACGGTTTGTAAAGCGGCAGGCAGCCTGGTGTTACAGTCTCGGCCAGTCATTAAGAAAAACAGACCCGGTAAAAGGATTGGACAGGTTAATAACCAGAAGGGAGTTAAACCATTTGATGAAGTATGATAATGTACCGGCTGCCTTGTTGCTTTTACATGGTAAAGACCTGAAAGAGGCGCTGAATAACGGCTGGATCAACCAGTACCAGCAGGTAAGCATAGACCAGACTTTATCACGCCTGTGTGATTCCATGGGTAAATGCGAAAGGATCAAGAACACTGTATTTCCGGCCACTTACAGCCTGTATACCCACTTTACGCTGATCTTTTTCATCCTGTTGCTGCCTTTTGCGCTGATAGACGTACTGGGCTTTATGGAGATACCCCTGGTAATTGCCATTGCCTCTTCTTTCCTGCTGATAGAAAAGATGGGCATCAACTTACAGGACCCGTTCGAAAATAAACCTACAGATACGCCGGTAACCACTATTTCCCGCAATATTGAAAAAGACTTGCGGCAGATGTTACAGGAGCAGTACGAACCACAGGAGGAAGTGCTGGAAACGGAAAGAAGGTTTTATGTACTATAG
- a CDS encoding ROK family transcriptional regulator: MARNNSFLSDLYNEEITGVAYKNLQLKKSILSWFANQGNTTIADLSKVLNVSSPKIAELINELMEAGLVKDYGKTESTVGRRPNLYGLESNSLFFLGVEVKNNHINIGLLNFQKELVKFQEKIPYELSNTAASLDELCRLISQFIKELKGIAKKISSICINLSGRINYRTGYSYSYFYFNEEPLTRIIESKLGVKTYVENDSRSMAYGEFCNGVVKNEKNVIFINADYGIALGVMINGELYYGKSGFAGEFGHIPFFENEILCHCGKKGCLETETSGQALVRQFKQRIAEGATSGITKKVAVKDITLEDILDAANHDDTLAIELIAAIGEKLGKGIAILINLYNPELIILGGALSATGETIFLPLRSAINKYSLSLVNNDTQYKLSKLGSRAGVIGASLLARNKLFDML, encoded by the coding sequence ATGGCAAGAAATAACTCATTTCTCAGTGATCTGTATAACGAGGAGATAACCGGCGTTGCTTATAAAAACCTGCAGCTGAAAAAAAGCATCCTGTCCTGGTTTGCCAACCAGGGCAATACCACTATCGCTGACCTGAGCAAAGTACTGAATGTAAGTTCACCTAAGATAGCGGAGCTGATCAACGAGCTGATGGAAGCCGGACTGGTAAAGGACTATGGAAAAACAGAATCCACCGTTGGCCGCAGGCCCAATCTGTATGGGCTGGAATCCAACTCCCTTTTCTTCCTGGGCGTGGAAGTAAAAAACAATCATATCAACATCGGCCTGCTCAATTTCCAGAAGGAACTGGTCAAGTTCCAGGAAAAGATCCCCTATGAGCTGAGCAATACCGCCGCCTCGCTGGATGAGCTTTGCCGGTTGATCAGCCAGTTCATCAAAGAGCTGAAAGGCATCGCCAAAAAGATCTCCAGCATCTGCATCAACCTGTCGGGCCGCATCAACTACCGGACCGGCTACAGTTACAGCTACTTTTATTTCAATGAAGAGCCGCTGACCCGCATCATAGAAAGCAAACTGGGCGTTAAAACCTACGTGGAGAACGACTCCCGGTCCATGGCCTATGGCGAGTTCTGTAACGGCGTAGTGAAAAACGAAAAGAACGTTATTTTCATCAATGCTGATTACGGTATAGCCCTTGGCGTTATGATCAACGGGGAATTGTATTATGGCAAATCCGGTTTTGCCGGTGAGTTTGGCCACATTCCTTTCTTTGAGAATGAAATCCTCTGCCATTGCGGTAAAAAGGGCTGCCTGGAAACCGAAACGTCCGGGCAGGCACTGGTGCGGCAATTCAAACAGCGGATCGCGGAAGGCGCCACTTCAGGCATCACCAAAAAAGTGGCGGTAAAGGACATCACGCTGGAAGATATTTTGGATGCCGCCAATCATGACGATACGCTGGCCATAGAACTGATTGCCGCCATTGGAGAGAAGCTGGGCAAGGGCATTGCCATCCTGATCAACCTGTATAACCCGGAACTGATTATTTTGGGAGGGGCATTGTCGGCCACGGGAGAAACGATTTTCCTGCCTTTACGAAGTGCTATCAATAAATATTCCCTGAGCCTGGTGAACAACGATACGCAGTACAAGCTGTCCAAACTAGGCAGCAGGGCCGGCGTGATTGGTGCCTCCCTGCTGGCCCGTAATAAGTTGTTTGATATGCTGTAG